One window of the Herbiconiux sp. L3-i23 genome contains the following:
- a CDS encoding ABC transporter substrate-binding protein produces the protein MSSSRMRWALAPIAAVGVISMLAACASGDSGDTADSGDMTSARDTLIFAIKEDPTCIDPQQSTITTSLNIGRQVVDSLVDQDPETGEIVPWLATEFTSSDDLTSYTFTLRDDVTFSDDTALTPEVVKANFDALFALSSTASLASQYLAGYESTEVVDDSTVTVNFSAPNVQFLQGASTMTLGLVSEASTAASAEERCTVGVIGSGPFVFDSYTPNDSVVITKRAGYDFASELRGHQGEALVDTIEFPIITENGNRTGGLESGEYDIIQDLPYADEARFDTDDFRLYSKANTGVPTGLIPNIDHSPVVADEAVRKALILGTDRDEIKELTAAAAANPATSALTSSTTGFVSQEDALAYDPDAAEELLEDAGWTLGSDGVREKDGQKLTFTVTAFYAQDVLEVAQMQLKDIGVDMQINITDAGGFFGAIASGDYDFLSAGLTRTDPDALRTLFSQAAKSKWAIIDDAELEALLTEQASTSDVDARMELIAEAQALIIENADFVPLVETIQLHASGASIEGITFDSASRINLYDVRATS, from the coding sequence GTGAGCTCATCTCGAATGCGCTGGGCGCTCGCGCCGATCGCGGCGGTCGGCGTCATCTCGATGCTGGCCGCCTGCGCGAGCGGCGACAGCGGCGACACCGCAGACTCCGGCGACATGACGTCGGCCCGCGACACCCTGATCTTCGCGATCAAGGAGGACCCGACCTGCATCGACCCGCAGCAGTCGACCATCACCACCTCGCTCAACATCGGCCGTCAGGTCGTCGACTCGCTCGTCGACCAGGACCCCGAGACCGGTGAGATCGTGCCGTGGCTCGCGACCGAGTTCACCTCGAGCGACGACCTCACCTCCTACACCTTCACGCTCCGCGACGACGTCACCTTCAGCGACGACACCGCGCTCACCCCCGAGGTCGTCAAGGCGAACTTCGACGCGCTCTTCGCGCTCAGCAGCACCGCGTCGCTCGCGTCGCAGTACCTCGCCGGCTACGAGAGCACCGAGGTCGTCGACGACTCGACCGTGACGGTCAACTTCAGCGCTCCGAACGTGCAGTTCCTGCAGGGCGCATCGACGATGACGCTCGGCCTCGTCTCCGAGGCGAGCACCGCCGCCAGCGCCGAAGAGCGCTGCACCGTCGGCGTCATCGGATCGGGTCCGTTCGTCTTCGACTCGTACACGCCGAACGACTCGGTGGTCATCACCAAGCGCGCCGGCTACGACTTCGCTTCCGAGCTGCGCGGCCACCAGGGCGAGGCGCTCGTCGACACGATCGAGTTCCCGATCATCACCGAGAACGGCAACCGCACCGGCGGTCTCGAGTCCGGCGAGTACGACATTATCCAGGATCTCCCGTACGCCGACGAGGCTCGCTTCGACACCGACGACTTCCGTCTCTACTCGAAGGCCAACACCGGCGTGCCGACCGGCCTGATCCCGAACATCGACCACAGCCCGGTCGTCGCCGACGAGGCGGTGCGCAAGGCGCTCATCCTCGGCACCGACCGCGACGAGATCAAGGAGCTCACCGCGGCCGCCGCGGCGAACCCCGCGACCAGCGCGCTCACCAGCTCCACGACCGGCTTCGTCAGCCAGGAGGACGCCCTCGCCTACGACCCCGACGCCGCCGAAGAGCTGCTCGAGGACGCCGGCTGGACCCTCGGCAGCGACGGAGTCCGCGAGAAGGACGGCCAGAAGCTGACCTTCACCGTCACCGCCTTCTACGCGCAGGACGTCCTCGAGGTCGCCCAGATGCAGCTGAAGGACATCGGCGTCGACATGCAGATCAACATCACCGACGCGGGCGGCTTCTTCGGCGCCATCGCCTCGGGCGACTACGACTTCCTGTCGGCGGGCCTCACCCGCACCGACCCCGATGCGCTGCGCACCCTGTTCTCGCAGGCCGCGAAGTCGAAGTGGGCCATCATCGACGACGCCGAACTCGAGGCGCTGCTCACCGAGCAGGCGTCCACGAGCGACGTCGACGCTCGCATGGAGCTCATCGCCGAGGCGCAGGCCCTGATCATCGAGAACGCGGACTTCGTGCCGCTCGTCGAGACGATCCAGCTGCACGCGTCGGGCGCCTCGATCGAGGGCATCACCTTCGACTCGGCGTCGCGCATCAACCTCTACGACGTGCGCGCCACGTCCTAG
- a CDS encoding amidohydrolase family protein, with product MAPVPSTSDAHVHEIRGIAIWDGGADRGTAAIRWNGDEILSVDTAEADQALEGYSIIPGLIDTHTHLGAYAGHRKADFSAWPLITPPEERSLHVAANARKAAAAGITTVRDLAGDEIQLAVSRAFDEGVLQGPRVLVHGQVGMTAGHGDLFIPPHYKHRGPTADSPDECRKLVRHWAREGAHGIKIYTSGGVLSMGDKVGWRNQTLAEIRTTIDEAHALGMPVAAHTHSTEGVQIALDEGVDSIEHGTGIMPSQWEALLAGNIPVAPTLMINDAIAEGRVPVSAEAQEKAKAVVAERDAEFTAAGEAGVRFVLGTDANGAMVKFGDQHEEVRMMAEKFRWSADRALRSATSDAADVVGLGSKVGTLAAGYGADFIVIKGRPWNDIGDLRLENIVAVVSRGVVVSGRLPE from the coding sequence ATGGCCCCCGTCCCGTCCACCTCGGATGCCCACGTCCACGAGATCCGCGGCATCGCGATCTGGGACGGAGGCGCCGACCGCGGCACCGCCGCGATCCGCTGGAACGGCGACGAGATCCTCTCCGTCGACACCGCCGAGGCCGACCAGGCGCTCGAGGGCTATTCGATCATCCCGGGCCTCATCGACACTCACACCCACCTCGGCGCCTACGCTGGGCACCGCAAGGCCGACTTCTCGGCGTGGCCGCTGATCACCCCGCCCGAGGAGCGCTCGCTGCACGTCGCGGCCAACGCCCGCAAGGCGGCCGCCGCCGGCATCACCACCGTCCGCGACCTGGCGGGCGACGAGATCCAGCTCGCGGTGAGCCGCGCGTTCGACGAGGGGGTTCTGCAGGGGCCGCGCGTTCTCGTGCACGGACAGGTCGGCATGACCGCGGGACACGGCGACCTCTTCATCCCGCCGCACTACAAGCACCGCGGTCCGACGGCGGACAGCCCCGACGAGTGCCGCAAGCTCGTGCGCCACTGGGCTCGTGAGGGGGCCCACGGCATCAAGATCTACACCAGCGGCGGCGTGCTCTCGATGGGCGACAAGGTGGGGTGGCGCAACCAGACCCTCGCCGAGATCCGCACCACCATCGACGAGGCGCACGCGCTCGGGATGCCGGTCGCCGCGCACACCCACTCCACCGAGGGCGTGCAGATCGCTCTCGACGAGGGCGTCGACTCGATCGAGCACGGCACCGGCATCATGCCCTCGCAGTGGGAGGCGCTGCTCGCGGGCAACATCCCCGTCGCGCCGACGCTGATGATCAACGACGCCATCGCGGAAGGGCGCGTGCCCGTCTCCGCCGAAGCGCAGGAGAAGGCCAAGGCCGTCGTCGCCGAACGCGACGCCGAGTTCACCGCCGCGGGGGAGGCCGGGGTGCGCTTCGTCCTCGGCACCGACGCGAACGGCGCCATGGTCAAGTTCGGCGACCAGCACGAAGAGGTGCGCATGATGGCCGAGAAGTTCCGGTGGAGCGCCGACCGCGCGCTGCGCTCCGCGACGTCCGACGCCGCCGACGTGGTCGGGCTCGGTTCGAAGGTCGGCACCCTCGCCGCCGGGTACGGGGCCGACTTCATCGTCATCAAGGGGCGCCCCTGGAACGACATCGGCGACCTCCGACTCGAGAACATCGTCGCCGTCGTGTCCCGCGGCGTCGTGGTCTCCGGCCGACTGCCGGAGTAG
- a CDS encoding carboxymuconolactone decarboxylase family protein, giving the protein MAIIETVPEGEATGRVAEFYGEDVRDQGFVAAHTRVLSLNPSAHAAFDELIAAIREQMDPRRYELVTLAAALGTGSVHCRLAHGRKALPLFDHRQLVRIARDYHDAGLSDAEVAMMEYAERAGRESAAMTEDDSARLRDAGFTDREIVDITLAAAARNYYSRAIQALAIELDDSPGLDDELWEALTEPLGAVPSRP; this is encoded by the coding sequence ATGGCCATCATCGAGACCGTTCCCGAGGGCGAGGCGACCGGCAGGGTGGCCGAGTTCTACGGCGAGGATGTCCGCGACCAGGGCTTCGTCGCCGCTCACACGAGGGTGCTCTCGCTCAATCCGAGCGCGCATGCCGCCTTCGACGAGCTCATCGCCGCGATCCGCGAGCAGATGGATCCGCGACGGTACGAGCTCGTGACGCTCGCGGCGGCCCTCGGCACAGGCTCGGTCCACTGCCGCCTGGCGCACGGGCGCAAGGCACTTCCTCTGTTCGACCACCGGCAACTCGTCCGCATCGCCCGCGACTACCACGACGCGGGACTGAGCGACGCCGAGGTCGCCATGATGGAGTACGCCGAACGTGCCGGCCGCGAGTCCGCGGCGATGACCGAGGACGACTCGGCCCGTCTGCGCGACGCCGGGTTCACGGATCGCGAGATCGTGGACATCACCCTGGCGGCCGCCGCACGCAACTACTACAGCCGGGCGATCCAAGCGCTCGCGATCGAGCTCGACGACTCGCCGGGGCTCGACGACGAGCTGTGGGAAGCGCTCACCGAGCCGCTCGGCGCGGTGCCGTCGCGGCCCTGA
- a CDS encoding NAD(P)-dependent alcohol dehydrogenase, which yields MVQNGYGGPEVLGFRELPDPVAHDGEVLVRVHAAGVDPGVRHLMTGTPLAARLAFGVRPPRDRIPGFDFAGTVVDGTAGDDRFSPGDAVFGTSTRAFADYVVARPALLATKPAHVGFGEAAAVPTSGMTALQAVRGAGRVREGDRVLILGAGGGVGSFAVQVAKEAGAHVTAVCGTRNLARMATLGADTVLDYSRQDVRGSVSDMDLVLAVAGDWSLASLRRLLAPRGTLVLVGGEGGGPLLGALSRGITAAALSPFTRQRLLPFFSSPRAADLQALRGMLDEGTLTPTIDRRFPLSRAGEALAYIGEGHTRGKSVLTLVDE from the coding sequence ATGGTCCAGAACGGATACGGCGGCCCGGAGGTGTTGGGGTTCCGCGAGCTGCCGGACCCCGTCGCGCACGACGGCGAGGTGCTCGTCCGGGTGCACGCGGCGGGAGTCGACCCCGGTGTCCGGCACCTGATGACCGGCACCCCGCTCGCTGCTCGCCTCGCGTTCGGAGTGCGACCGCCCCGCGACCGCATCCCCGGCTTCGATTTCGCCGGAACGGTCGTCGACGGCACCGCCGGCGATGACCGCTTCTCGCCGGGCGACGCCGTGTTCGGCACGTCGACGAGAGCGTTCGCGGACTATGTCGTCGCGCGTCCGGCGCTGCTCGCGACGAAGCCGGCGCACGTCGGATTCGGGGAGGCCGCCGCGGTTCCGACCTCGGGCATGACCGCGTTGCAGGCGGTGCGCGGCGCCGGTCGGGTACGGGAAGGCGATCGGGTGCTGATCCTCGGCGCGGGCGGCGGCGTCGGATCGTTCGCGGTGCAGGTCGCGAAAGAGGCCGGGGCGCACGTCACCGCCGTCTGCGGCACCCGCAACCTGGCCCGGATGGCGACGCTCGGCGCCGACACGGTGCTCGACTACTCCCGTCAGGACGTGCGTGGGTCGGTATCCGACATGGACCTGGTGCTCGCGGTGGCCGGCGACTGGTCACTCGCCTCGCTCCGGCGACTTCTCGCGCCGCGCGGCACTCTCGTGCTCGTGGGCGGCGAGGGAGGCGGACCGCTGCTCGGGGCGCTGAGCCGCGGCATCACGGCTGCGGCGCTCTCGCCGTTCACACGGCAGCGTCTGCTCCCTTTCTTCTCGAGCCCACGGGCGGCGGACCTCCAAGCCCTCCGCGGCATGCTCGACGAGGGCACTCTGACACCGACGATCGACCGCCGGTTCCCACTGTCGCGGGCAGGTGAGGCGCTCGCTTACATCGGCGAGGGCCACACCCGTGGCAAGTCGGTGCTCACGCTCGTCGACGAGTAG
- a CDS encoding aldo/keto reductase family protein — protein sequence MEYRYLGNSGFKISEITYGNWLTHGSQVENDTATECVRAALDNGITTFDTADVYANTVAESVLGEALKGERRQSLEIFTKVFGPTGPKGHNDVGLSRKHILESIDGSLERLQTGYVDLYQAHRFDYETPLEETMQAFADLVRQGKVLYVGVSEWTAEQLRAGHALAKDLGFQLISNQPQYSALWRVIEEEVVPTSKELGISQIVWSPIAQGVLTGKYKPGGELPSGSRAADDKGGADMIKRYMRDEVLERVQKLQPIAEELDLSLAQLAVAWVLQNDNVAAAIIGASRPEQVAENVKASGVTIPAELLTRIDDVLGDIVERDPAKTNDSSPKTREA from the coding sequence ATGGAATATCGCTACCTCGGCAACTCGGGTTTCAAGATCTCTGAGATCACCTACGGCAACTGGCTGACCCACGGATCGCAGGTCGAGAACGACACGGCGACCGAGTGCGTACGCGCAGCCCTCGACAACGGGATCACCACCTTCGACACCGCGGATGTCTACGCCAACACGGTCGCCGAGAGCGTGCTCGGCGAGGCGCTGAAGGGTGAGCGGCGGCAGTCGCTCGAGATCTTCACCAAGGTGTTCGGACCGACCGGGCCGAAGGGGCACAACGACGTCGGCCTCTCACGCAAGCACATCCTCGAGTCGATCGACGGCTCGCTCGAACGGCTGCAGACCGGCTACGTCGACCTCTACCAGGCGCACCGCTTCGACTACGAGACCCCGCTCGAAGAGACCATGCAGGCCTTCGCCGACCTCGTCCGTCAGGGCAAGGTGCTGTACGTCGGCGTCAGCGAGTGGACCGCCGAGCAGCTCCGAGCGGGCCACGCGCTCGCGAAGGACCTCGGCTTCCAGCTCATCTCGAACCAGCCGCAGTACTCGGCGCTCTGGCGGGTCATCGAGGAGGAGGTCGTGCCCACCTCGAAGGAGCTCGGCATCTCGCAGATCGTCTGGTCGCCCATCGCCCAGGGCGTGCTGACCGGCAAGTACAAGCCCGGCGGCGAGCTGCCCAGCGGCAGCCGCGCCGCCGACGACAAGGGCGGCGCGGACATGATCAAGCGGTACATGCGCGACGAGGTGCTCGAACGGGTGCAGAAGCTGCAGCCCATCGCCGAGGAGCTCGATCTGAGCCTCGCGCAGCTGGCCGTCGCCTGGGTGCTCCAGAACGACAACGTCGCCGCCGCCATCATCGGCGCCTCCCGGCCCGAACAGGTCGCCGAGAACGTCAAGGCGTCGGGAGTCACCATCCCCGCCGAGTTGCTGACGCGCATCGACGACGTGCTCGGCGACATCGTCGAGCGCGACCCGGCGAAGACGAACGACAGCTCGCCGAAGACCCGCGAAGCCTGA
- a CDS encoding alpha/beta hydrolase fold domain-containing protein — MVAVPEALVPAYLRLTRANRTYITADGARRRVRERALRPASYGPPARLRPDIRVEVGERLGRPVYTIGPTKSPARGGLVYLHGGGWVGEIVLQHWQLVAQLAAESNVSVSVPIYALVPFGTADDALALTTALALDAGEQHGRVILAGDSAGGQIALSAAQHLRDQHGVTAALTTLIAPALDLSWSNPRIPVVQPTDPWLGTPGGRVLSEHWRGERDIRDPVVSPLFGDMRGLGPLSVFTGSRDVLNPDAHLLREKVVDAGGEIAFHEEIGQLHNFPLLPTRMGERGRAEMVREIVAALPG; from the coding sequence GTGGTCGCCGTCCCCGAAGCGCTCGTTCCCGCTTACCTCCGCCTCACCCGCGCGAACCGCACCTACATCACCGCCGACGGCGCACGCCGTCGCGTCCGCGAACGCGCGCTGCGCCCCGCCTCCTACGGGCCGCCCGCCAGATTGCGGCCCGACATCCGCGTGGAGGTGGGGGAGCGGCTCGGCCGGCCCGTCTACACCATTGGTCCGACGAAGTCACCGGCTCGAGGCGGACTGGTCTACCTGCACGGCGGCGGCTGGGTCGGCGAGATCGTGCTGCAGCACTGGCAGCTCGTCGCCCAGCTCGCGGCCGAGAGCAACGTCAGCGTGAGCGTGCCGATCTACGCGCTCGTCCCCTTCGGCACCGCCGACGATGCGCTGGCACTGACGACGGCGCTGGCTCTCGACGCCGGTGAGCAACACGGACGCGTGATCCTCGCGGGCGACTCCGCCGGTGGCCAGATCGCCCTCTCCGCAGCCCAGCACCTGCGCGACCAGCACGGCGTCACCGCCGCGCTCACGACGCTCATCGCCCCCGCCCTCGATCTGAGCTGGAGCAATCCGCGGATCCCCGTCGTCCAGCCCACCGATCCGTGGCTCGGCACCCCCGGCGGGCGGGTCCTTTCAGAGCACTGGCGCGGCGAACGCGACATCCGCGACCCCGTCGTGAGTCCGCTCTTCGGCGACATGCGCGGGCTCGGACCCCTCAGCGTGTTCACGGGAAGCCGCGACGTGCTCAATCCGGATGCGCACCTCTTGCGCGAGAAAGTGGTCGACGCCGGGGGAGAGATCGCCTTTCACGAGGAGATCGGTCAGCTGCACAACTTCCCGCTGCTGCCCACGCGGATGGGCGAGCGCGGACGAGCGGAGATGGTTCGCGAGATCGTCGCGGCGCTGCCGGGGTAG
- a CDS encoding multidrug efflux SMR transporter, whose protein sequence is MSWVILIVSGVLEAVWATALGKSEGFTKLWPTVILGVALVASMGGLALAMRDISTGTAYAVWVGIGAALTVAYAMIFGGEPTSIVKVLLLLGLVGCVVGLKLVDTSH, encoded by the coding sequence ATGTCATGGGTCATCCTCATCGTCTCCGGTGTGCTCGAAGCCGTCTGGGCCACCGCGCTCGGCAAGAGCGAAGGCTTCACCAAGCTCTGGCCGACCGTCATCCTCGGCGTCGCCCTCGTCGCGAGTATGGGCGGGCTCGCGCTCGCCATGCGGGACATCTCGACCGGCACCGCGTACGCGGTCTGGGTTGGCATCGGCGCGGCGCTCACCGTCGCCTACGCGATGATCTTCGGTGGCGAGCCGACCTCGATCGTCAAGGTGCTGCTGCTACTCGGGCTCGTAGGGTGCGTGGTCGGGCTGAAGCTCGTCGATACGAGTCACTGA
- a CDS encoding Rv0909 family putative TA system antitoxin yields MAGLGDLADKGKDAMKDEGASDKALDGAEGAADKATGGKHSADLDSARDKADDKLGD; encoded by the coding sequence ATGGCAGGACTCGGAGATCTGGCGGACAAGGGCAAGGACGCCATGAAAGACGAGGGCGCGAGCGACAAGGCCCTCGACGGCGCCGAGGGCGCCGCCGACAAGGCGACCGGCGGCAAGCACAGCGCGGACCTCGACTCAGCCCGAGACAAGGCCGACGACAAGCTCGGCGACTGA
- a CDS encoding pyridoxamine 5'-phosphate oxidase family protein: MFTESDRTLLTRPLQAHITVAPKGERWPAPRPVWFELTADEELQIFSFAGTPRVSRLRENPRASIVVVAPVGEDEHWVSVEGEASIHTDGAHELAQRLADRYYGENDEAHRELVDSWMTEDLVRIVLHPEKVQRYRI, encoded by the coding sequence ATGTTCACCGAGTCGGACCGCACGCTGCTCACGCGCCCTTTACAGGCGCACATCACGGTCGCGCCGAAGGGGGAGAGGTGGCCGGCGCCGAGGCCCGTCTGGTTCGAGCTGACCGCCGACGAGGAGCTGCAGATCTTCTCCTTCGCAGGGACGCCCCGGGTGTCGCGGCTGCGGGAGAACCCGCGCGCGTCGATCGTCGTGGTGGCGCCGGTCGGGGAGGACGAGCACTGGGTCTCCGTCGAGGGGGAGGCCAGCATCCACACCGACGGAGCGCACGAACTCGCGCAGCGTCTCGCCGACCGCTACTACGGGGAGAACGACGAAGCGCACCGCGAGCTCGTCGACAGCTGGATGACCGAAGACCTCGTGAGGATCGTCCTGCATCCCGAGAAGGTGCAGCGGTACCGCATCTGA
- a CDS encoding tail fiber domain-containing protein, protein MAGRSPAGDGLGWLQREIGETRRRLDELERPSGTSVASLYAQVQAALANITSTVQAAIAANSMTTAQIQALVASPGAISPASVNASGDVRVGGALRAPQVPVTILTQAYFATYATTVDGKLGHVPSSRRFKQDIAPASAPLDAVLALQLMTFRYIAAVDELGDDADVEWGLIAEDVHDLGLHWLVSYDADGLPVGVRFERLALALLPVIQDHETRIADLEQLLYGFRDEVQQRFGSDEEH, encoded by the coding sequence ATGGCCGGTCGTAGCCCTGCTGGGGACGGTCTCGGGTGGCTGCAGCGGGAGATCGGCGAAACCCGTCGTCGACTCGACGAGCTCGAGCGGCCGTCGGGTACCTCGGTCGCGTCGCTCTACGCCCAGGTGCAGGCGGCGCTCGCGAACATCACCTCAACCGTGCAGGCCGCGATCGCCGCCAACTCAATGACAACCGCGCAGATCCAAGCGCTCGTCGCGAGCCCGGGAGCGATCTCGCCGGCATCGGTGAACGCGTCCGGGGATGTCCGTGTCGGTGGAGCGCTGCGGGCCCCGCAGGTTCCCGTCACCATCCTGACGCAGGCGTACTTCGCGACCTACGCGACCACGGTCGACGGGAAGCTCGGACACGTACCGTCCTCGCGCCGGTTCAAGCAGGACATCGCGCCGGCGTCAGCGCCCCTCGACGCGGTCCTCGCGCTGCAGCTCATGACGTTCCGGTACATCGCCGCGGTCGATGAGCTCGGCGACGACGCGGACGTCGAATGGGGCCTTATCGCGGAGGACGTCCACGACCTCGGCCTGCACTGGCTCGTGTCGTATGACGCCGACGGGCTCCCGGTTGGGGTCAGGTTCGAGCGCCTCGCCCTCGCCCTGCTCCCGGTGATCCAGGACCACGAGACACGCATCGCTGACCTCGAGCAGCTGCTGTACGGCTTCCGCGACGAGGTGCAGCAGCGATTCGGCTCAGACGAGGAGCACTGA
- a CDS encoding helix-turn-helix domain-containing protein: MDIEIGNAGRLLTLDETAEILRKTPAQLRYLLASGQAPKHGKIGGRIMFRRSDVEAFIEAAFAEASA; encoded by the coding sequence GTGGATATCGAAATTGGGAACGCGGGGAGGCTGCTCACGCTCGATGAGACGGCCGAGATCCTCCGGAAGACGCCCGCGCAGCTGCGCTACCTGCTCGCGTCCGGGCAGGCGCCGAAGCACGGCAAGATCGGCGGCCGAATCATGTTCCGGCGGTCCGACGTCGAGGCGTTCATCGAGGCGGCGTTCGCTGAGGCGTCGGCCTGA
- a CDS encoding helix-turn-helix domain-containing protein, producing the protein MSNNKHFLSLAPIFECTAFVVKRPADDVQLLAMTSDKDIGARVAGTRGGMSQRLLATRMRDLGWPWSQATVSSVEKGERPLRLAEAEALAGLFDVPVASFLPGWGKLLRQSIDELEEATASARTAWEKVRTATANGSDVSAEIFDLHVAAMTRVDTARAEVSRLQNEYRPGSSASEPDPHTPLSWIGVPRDPDRG; encoded by the coding sequence TTGTCTAACAACAAGCATTTCTTGTCGCTTGCCCCCATATTCGAGTGCACCGCATTCGTTGTCAAGCGACCCGCCGACGACGTACAGTTATTGGCTATGACGAGCGATAAGGACATCGGGGCGCGAGTCGCAGGCACGCGCGGCGGGATGTCTCAGCGCCTGCTCGCGACTCGCATGCGCGATCTCGGGTGGCCCTGGTCGCAAGCGACGGTTTCCAGCGTCGAGAAGGGTGAGCGCCCCCTCCGTCTCGCGGAAGCCGAGGCTCTCGCTGGCCTCTTCGACGTGCCAGTTGCTTCCTTCTTGCCAGGGTGGGGCAAGCTGCTTAGACAGTCGATCGACGAACTCGAGGAAGCCACAGCGTCGGCGCGCACGGCCTGGGAGAAGGTCCGAACAGCAACTGCCAACGGCTCGGATGTCTCCGCCGAAATCTTCGACCTGCACGTCGCGGCGATGACTCGGGTCGACACGGCTCGCGCCGAAGTGTCACGTCTTCAGAACGAGTACCGCCCGGGGTCTTCAGCTTCGGAACCCGATCCGCATACGCCGCTCAGCTGGATCGGCGTTCCCCGAGATCCCGACCGTGGCTAG
- a CDS encoding site-specific integrase — translation MASIQKRPNGSWRARYRDENGKEHSRHFPYRNAPTPGAKGRRAGDSAQEWLDSVTASIVTGRYVDPDAGRVTLQTFFDDWSQRQVWATGTATAMSLAVRSFDPSVELARLRRSHVEAWVKRMTTDGLAPGTIKTRVNNVRAVLRAAVRDKLIATDPSDGVTLPRLRKAEHAMSIPTPETVGAVLSASEPWMHAYVTLAAFAGLRLGEASAVQVSDIDFLRRTLHVRRQVQRAPGGTIAVTPPKYGSERDVFLADELLEILARHIETQGVRGEEQWIFVGAHGEPPHQNTISYHWRKTLVAAEVEHFKLHDLRHFYASGLIAAGCDVVTVQRALGHAKATTTLSTYSHLWPTAADRTRAAASGLIRSALPSLADSSRTADAGNA, via the coding sequence GTGGCTAGCATCCAGAAGCGCCCTAACGGGTCCTGGCGGGCCCGCTACCGCGACGAGAACGGCAAAGAGCACTCCCGGCACTTCCCGTACCGGAACGCACCCACGCCCGGCGCCAAGGGGCGCAGGGCAGGCGACAGCGCACAGGAGTGGCTGGACTCCGTCACGGCATCGATCGTCACCGGACGGTACGTCGATCCTGACGCCGGCCGCGTCACCCTGCAGACATTCTTCGACGACTGGTCACAGCGCCAGGTCTGGGCCACCGGCACCGCGACCGCCATGAGCCTCGCCGTCCGCTCCTTCGACCCATCCGTCGAGCTCGCCCGCCTCCGCCGCTCGCACGTCGAGGCCTGGGTGAAGCGCATGACCACCGACGGGCTCGCACCCGGCACCATCAAGACCCGGGTGAACAACGTCCGCGCCGTGCTCCGCGCCGCGGTCCGCGACAAGCTCATCGCCACCGACCCGTCAGACGGCGTGACGCTCCCCCGCCTCCGCAAAGCCGAGCACGCCATGAGCATCCCCACCCCGGAGACCGTGGGCGCCGTTCTCAGCGCCTCAGAACCGTGGATGCACGCCTACGTCACCCTGGCCGCGTTCGCCGGTCTGCGGCTCGGTGAAGCCTCGGCGGTGCAGGTGTCAGACATCGACTTCCTCCGCCGCACCCTCCACGTCCGCCGCCAAGTGCAGCGAGCGCCCGGCGGCACCATCGCCGTCACTCCCCCGAAGTACGGCAGCGAACGCGACGTGTTCCTCGCCGACGAGCTGCTCGAGATCCTCGCCCGCCACATCGAGACCCAAGGCGTCCGAGGCGAGGAGCAGTGGATCTTCGTCGGCGCTCACGGCGAGCCCCCTCACCAGAACACCATCAGCTACCACTGGAGGAAGACCCTCGTCGCGGCCGAGGTCGAGCACTTCAAGCTCCACGACCTCCGACACTTCTACGCATCGGGACTCATCGCCGCCGGCTGCGACGTCGTCACCGTGCAGCGCGCCCTCGGACACGCGAAAGCAACGACCACCCTGTCGACCTACAGCCACCTGTGGCCGACCGCCGCGGACCGCACGAGAGCGGCCGCGAGCGGGCTCATCCGGAGCGCTCTGCCGAGTCTTGCGGACTCCTCGCGGACTGCGGACGCCGGGAACGCCTGA